The Daphnia magna isolate NIES linkage group LG6, ASM2063170v1.1, whole genome shotgun sequence genome segment ACCACGGCACAAGGGCGAATGGGTTCAAAAGAGAACAAATAGATgaagggaaagagaaaagaatgggATGAAAAAGGAAACCCAAAGATACATTCTTTGCAATCCAACCCTTTATTACATGGATGGTCAATCAATCGAGAAGGTCTGTATATGTTTCAACTCGAGAAATTATGAGATACTTATCGATGCGATTGCCAAAAGAGACGTGCAATGAAATCAACGACGACGGTCACCATAATTTTGCTGGTTTAACTAATTATTTACGGTTGTATGTATTAATACCCAACGTAAGTTCGAACTCCTTAGATATATCGAACATGCTGCTCAAATTAAGGGAGATGGAGATGTAGCAAGTATAGGGAATATAGAAAACTAATTGTGCATTTATACCTAAGACGGTGCAGCACGAGTAAATACGAAACTGTCGAGTTGCGTCACTTCACTGATTACATGACACCTACATTTCGTCACTCATCTGAAATACAATGGCGTCTCGTGATATTGGCCTTACAGTGGCCAACTGTCAACTGATATATAGTAAACCGAACGATCAAAGAGTCATCTAGGGATATCTGTCTTAATAAGACAATCATGGTTTAATTGACAGTCAAGTTGTGTTTACCCTATtaggtaaaaaataaacgtaCGTTGCCATTTCGTTGGTCTTTTTACGGCTAGTATTCGCCATTTAAATTGTCttgatttcaaacattttatttGAGACGGTAAGGCACATTTAAACAACGCGGACGAAACAACAACatgaaaaatgtttagatTATCGCCTATTTACCAAGATAAGGAAAATTCCATGAcgcgaaaaaaataaaaaaaatacccgaAGACGTTTATGATAACCACAACAGATAGTTCTGTAGTTCCGTTATTAACTTCTCAGCCCGTATTTTGTTGGATGTGGAAGAATTTCGGATTAATAGTTAATTAGGACGAGCGCCGATCCTTTAAAAGTCCAATGAGCAATTCAGCAGAACTAGAATTGTGTTTTTAAGAATCAGTTTGGTACACTGTCACTGCACTACTATATGCATAGAAATTCCATGACAAAATTAGCcaataaataaaacgaagaCGGAACCCAAATGATTGTTCTATCAACGCTAACAGTGCATTTGCATCTAAAGCGTTTTGACTATAGCTCTGAAACGTTTGCAGTACGAGAAGAAGGAAGCAAGAtcaagaagataaaaaaagcaaaacaggTGAAATGAAGAAGATGACTGTAAAAGAGGCAACAGACCGTCGTCAGCCAAAGACGGACAAGTCGACCGCTGAAATTCGTGGAATTCGAGACAGGAAACTTATGTAATAAGTAACGCTTGTATAACgtggtaatttttttcttcaaacttTTTGAAATCTTTTGAAATTCCCTGATGCTTCTAAagtttatacttgtatataatacGAGACATTTGATGATTTGATTAGGCTATATCTCCATCATTGTACAGCCGAATAAAGGGACTGTGTGCCGACAGTAGCGCACTGAAACTTTGACTTaatccatatgtaaacagccctAATGCAAGGAATCTCTTTGTTTGTCAAGATCCATACCCGCTGTTGATCCGTCGGACAAATAATCCGACCCTTTCAAGTTTATTGGGCTCTTTTGCTGCTGCCATTCCGGCTATGTCAGCAAACGAAGCATGCAACTTTAGACTATATACTAACTATGTTTTTTTGCTTAGAGGGTTTTCAAAAACATACAATAAAGACGTGGGCTACAAAGCTATGTAGACCTCGTTgttcttttaattaataatattATAAACAAATTGCGTTATTTTATATGACTAAATGATGTCACATTGGAGATGCGACCTAAGCAAAGGGCGGCAGAACTCGGGCCTTACTAATTTTAATTTGCCGGCCACCCAAACGTAGCCTACCAGGGGATAgtgtaaatttaaattttcttaaagtctttttacaaattttttctcctttcttgAAATTATTACCTTTTTTTCAATCAGCTAACGTACACCGTCTAGTTCGTATGGCGCCAAAATCAAAGTCGACAGCAAACCGTGCTGAAACACTGCAGCTGGTATTGCAATGAACTTTTCTCGCCTGTCGATTTATCAGCAGTAGACGAGTGAAGAAAGCAGTCATTGACAGTGATGAGCACTTATATAGGTATATAGaaacaatgaagaagaaagaaaaacaaaagctcCTTATCTTGCAGTTTGCGTTGCAGCATTCAGGTCGTTGTGGCACAATTTGACATCAGGGCCTAAGTATAGAAGGGTGTATAGGACTTGCATGATGAAGAGCCTAAGCGCATCTCCAATACCTCATCGACGCAAACACTCGATTGCCTTTTTTCCCCCGTGTACATTCAACTTGGCCAGTGAAGCGAAACAAATAAGTGATTGATTGACAAGTTGATCTATCTCGCTGTCGATAGCCGATGAAGGTTGCAGTGTTGCCAGTGACGGTATGCCTCCTGTGCACACACAGGAATCTAAAGCTCTCTagtcttgtttgttttatagtaGGCTAGTAAACCAATTGCATTATATTAACTGAATCATGTTTTCATTAAACCTGAATTTTTATTGCTTTACGAGTATTGCTTTAAGCTGTTCTGGATAAATGTGATGTGTTAAAGCTTCAGCAGAAGAAGGCTGATCAAGCACGATCTGATTACTTATGTatcacaaaatttttttatattgttaactgaAAAGGTCATCAGGGTATAACCAGTTACGTGAACAATAATTACTTGCCCTTCGCTTGCAAACCCTTAAGCAACTGCTAGAGTTTGATATATGGTCTTGCAATGGTTCAATAAACcatgaatttaaaaatgcCCGTAAAATTCTTGAACTTTCTAAAGCCATTCTATGCATTTCTGTTTATAACTTTTGGCTTATCGAAAGAACGGTAGGGGCACAGTAGAACGATAGTCTTTGATTTCAAAATCACTATCCGTCAGCATTTTATCACGACAAAGATGGACACTAGTACCGTGTAAAATAGGGGAAATAGTCAGTTGTCCGTCATCAGCAGAACTAGCAGTCAAGTCCAGTTATGAGGaacattttaatattttcgcTCCTGGTCGCTTTCGCCACAGGTATATCCCTCAATTTCCTTAAAATGATTTCTTGACTTTGGTTGTGATTATGAATTTAACCAAATGTGAAGGAGCACCGCAAGATATTTCTGACCGCATCGCGGGCGGAAGTCTAGCAGTTGAAGGCGAGTTTCCCTACATCGCTTCTATTCAGCTTGAGCGTCGCCACTTTTGCAGTGGTTTTATCTACAATGAGCGATGGATTTTAACAACAGCCTCCTGTGTTTACGGGTGATTCTTATTGTCAACTAGCtatatcattttttaaacttgacCTGAATTAACGTAACAAGTCTTCGGTGTACTCTTGAATCTTATCTTGTGAGTGTAGACTTTTACCAACTCAGTTGGATGTTGCTGTGGGCATCATAAGCTTTTCAGAACCCTCCGCTCAACAGCAGATAATTGCAGTGTCGTCCATTTCCATCAACGATCAGTATGACCCGTTAACTAAAATGAACGACATCGCCTTACTATCCGTAAGATTTCACAGTATTTTCAATCACGTTGAGtttttgcatttgaaatgtttggtgGATCTTTAGCTTTCGCGGCCCGTAGTGTTCGGTACTGCTGTGCAGACCATACGGTACGACGAAGTGgatgaaacaataaatacaGCCGTTACCATGGGATGGGGAGCAACAACGGTTAGGCCTATAGATTTTTAAGAACAATTAACTTTGATTGCTGTAAGAGTTATgtgatatttttattgttatgcTGTTGAAATAGGAGGGTGGCCTAGAAACCTTGAAGCTTCGTAAGACAGAGCTCACAATGCCAGCTGATTGCTTAAGCTACGGTTCGATAGAATTCGACAATAATTACATGATTTGCGCTGGCAGTGGTAAGTTTGCTTTTTGCAGTGCATCTAACTTTCAATGATTTAAAAACCCAATCTATTCGAAGATGTTTCGAGTCCGTGCCAATATGACGAAGGATCTCCATTGGTACAAAATGGTATTGCTGTGGGGGTTATGTCCAAAAATCAAGGCTGTGGGGTTCCTTACGTTCCAAGCATTTTTACTCGATTATCTGTCTATTACTATTGGCTTAATGTCATCGCAGGACAGCAGCCATTACCAACtgccacaacaacaacgaaaccAACGACCACTACTACTATTGTTGTTCCGACCGCTCCCTGTATTAATTGTGAGACTCCCCCACCAACTACCACCACGATAGTGATCCCAACAGCTCCGTGTCTGAACTGTGAGACTCCCCCACCAACTACCACCACGATAGTGATCCCAACAGCTCCGTGTCTGAACTGTGAGACTCCCCCACCAACTACCACCACGATAGTAATCCCAACAGCTCCGTGTCTGAACTGTGAGACTCCCCCACCAACTACCACCACGACAGTGATCCCAACAGCTCCGTGTCTGAACTGTGAGACTCCACCAACGACAACTGTTGCCCCGATTGTTCCTACAGCACCTTGTTTGAATTGCGAGCCCGCTCCTGAAACTACTACCGTTCTAGTCGTTCCAACGGCTCCTTGTATCGGCTGTGATGCCTAGGCCGTCGTAATT includes the following:
- the LOC116924490 gene encoding trypsin-1 isoform X2 translates to MRNILIFSLLVAFATGAPQDISDRIAGGSLAVEGEFPYIASIQLERRHFCSGFIYNERWILTTASCVYGLLPTQLDVAVGIISFSEPSAQQQIIAVSSISINDQYDPLTKMNDIALLSLSRPVVFGTAVQTIRYDEVDETINTAVTMGWGATTEGGLETLKLRKTELTMPADCLSYGSIEFDNNYMICAGSDVSSPCQYDEGSPLVQNGIAVGVMSKNQGCGVPYVPSIFTRLSVYYYWLNVIAGQQPLPTATTTTKPTTTTTIVVPTAPCINCETPPPTTTTIVIPTAPCLNCETPPTTTVAPIVPTAPCLNCEPAPETTTVLVVPTAPCIGCDA
- the LOC116924490 gene encoding trypsin-1 isoform X1, yielding MRNILIFSLLVAFATGAPQDISDRIAGGSLAVEGEFPYIASIQLERRHFCSGFIYNERWILTTASCVYGLLPTQLDVAVGIISFSEPSAQQQIIAVSSISINDQYDPLTKMNDIALLSLSRPVVFGTAVQTIRYDEVDETINTAVTMGWGATTEGGLETLKLRKTELTMPADCLSYGSIEFDNNYMICAGSDVSSPCQYDEGSPLVQNGIAVGVMSKNQGCGVPYVPSIFTRLSVYYYWLNVIAGQQPLPTATTTTKPTTTTTIVVPTAPCINCETPPPTTTTIVIPTAPCLNCETPPPTTTTIVIPTAPCLNCETPPPTTTTIVIPTAPCLNCETPPPTTTTTVIPTAPCLNCETPPTTTVAPIVPTAPCLNCEPAPETTTVLVVPTAPCIGCDA